A DNA window from Seriola aureovittata isolate HTS-2021-v1 ecotype China chromosome 8, ASM2101889v1, whole genome shotgun sequence contains the following coding sequences:
- the LOC130173447 gene encoding alpha-1A adrenergic receptor-like, translated as MSLSTDNVTKFWKNGSSELDGTPGASSQVNFTNSSRGNHTEHSEVDLTRAIPLGLVLGVFIVFAIAGNILVILSVVCNRHLRTPTNYFIINLAIADLLLGTTVLPVSATLEILDYWVFGRIFCDIWAAVDVLCCTASIMSLCVISIDRYIGVSHPLQYPGIVTEKRALLAMLGVWVLSVVISIGPLFGWKQPPSPDDTECPITEEPFYALFSSLGSFYIPLVVILAMYCRVYIVAKRTTKNLEAGVMRERMNSSELTLRIHKGSQVQEESASSGTGKGRAHQARSSLTVKLLKFSREKKAAKTLGVVVGMFTLCWLPFFLALPIGSFNANLRPPDLLFKVIFWLGYFNSCLNPIIYPCYNREFKLAFIRILRCQCHQRKRPGWSAYNYRSSNFSSSGNSRKGSADHNSSCLNGSQRTLPSSASPSPSYLSKGLPPCPEGETLYIWGATTPTPSTPNLLPGSPADYQQRALRGEVRGGKPAEETTSGIFSFSFGKNRDKGGVNKDSIMPEDKV; from the exons ATGAGTCTGAGCACTGACAATGTCACGAAATTTTGGAAAAATGGTTCCTCGGAACTCGACGGGACTCCGGGTGCATCTTCCCAGGTCAACTTCACCAACAGCTCCAGGGGAAACCACACGGAGCACAGCGAGGTGGACCTCACCCGAGCCATCCCGCTCGGCTTGGTGCTGGGGGTTTTCATCGTGTTCGCCATCGCGGGCAACATTCTCGTCATCCTGTCCGTTGTGTGCAACAGGCACCTGCGGACCCCGACGAACTACTTCATCATCAACCTGGCCATCGCTGACCTGCTGCTGGGCACCACGGTGCTGCCGGTGTCCGCCACTCTGGAGATCCTAGACTACTGGGTATTCGGAAGGATCTTCTGTGACATCTGGGCAGCGGTGGACGTGCTGTGCTGCACCGCGTCCATCATGAGTCTGTGCGTAATATCCATCGACCGCTACATCGGAGTGAGCCACCCGCTGCAGTACCCGGGCATCGTGACGGAGAAGCGGGCTCTGCTGGCCATGCTCGGGGTGTGGGTGCTGTCGGTGGTCATCTCCATCGGTCCTCTGTTCGGGTGGAAGCAGCCGCCGTCGCCGGACGACACGGAGTGCCCCATCACCGAGGAGCCGTTTTACGCGCTCTTCTCGTCCCTCGGCTCCTTTTACATCCCTCTTGTCGTTATACTGGCCATGTACTGCCGCGTGTACATAGTCGCCAAACGAACCACTAAGAACCTGGAGGCAGGTGTGATGCGCGAGAGGATGAACTCCAGCGAGCTGACCCTCAGGATCCACAAGGGTTCTCAGGTGCAGGAGGAGTCCGCCAGTTCAGGCACGGGCAAGGGCCGCGCGCACCAAGCGAGAAGTTCCCTCACGGTGAAACTTCTGAAATTCTCCCGGGAGAAGAAAGCAGCTAAAACTTTGGGAGTTGTGGTCGGCATGTTTACGCTTTGTTGGCTGCCCTTCTTTCTCGCCTTACCAATAG GGTCTTTTAATGCAAACCTGCGCCCACCTGATCTCCTCTTTAAAGTGATCTTCTGGCTGGGATACTTCAACAGCTGTCTGAACCCCATCATCTACCCCTGCTACAATCGTGAGTTCAAGCTAGCCTTCATTCGCATCCTGAGATGCCAGTGTCACCAGCGTAAACGTCCTGGTTGGAGCGCGTACAATTACCGCTCTTCCAACTTCAGCTCCTCTGGAAACTCACGCAAAGGCTCTGCGGATCACAACTCCAGCTGCTTGAACGGCAGCCAGCGTACCCTGCCGTCATCTGCCAGTCCGAGCCCTAGCTACCTGAGCAAGGGTCTCCCACCTTGCCCTGAGGGGGAAACATTATACATCTGGGGGGCAACCACCCCGACTCCCTCCACACCTAATCTGCTGCCTGGCAGCCCTGCAGACTACCAGCAGAGAGCTCTGAGAGGGGAGGTAAGAGGAGGGAAACCAGCTGAGGAGACTACCAGTggtattttctctttctcctttggGAAGAACAGAGACAAGGGAGGGGTCAACAAAGACAGCATCATGCCTGAGGACAAGGTGTGA
- the LOC130173449 gene encoding gastrotropin-like isoform X1, translated as MEHNFLNDFGLRLFSVFSKASFTISEAFSHQLRFSRVYSPSCACQESLFQKTAGGLLNAKTDHKVVTEVLQDGDSVTWTQTIPNFTWSNKFTVGQECELATMMGSKFKTTVTMEGGKISIQFPQYHFTAEIVEDKLIMNCITPGEKGVTFKRVSKRI; from the exons ATGGAGCACAACTTCTTGAACGATTTCGGATTGAGGCTCTTCAGTGTCTTTTCTAAAGCAAGTTTTACGATTTCAGAGGCCTTTTCTCATCAATTAAGGTTTTCCAGAGTTTATAGTCCTAGTTGTGCTTGTCAAGAGTCTCTTTTTCAAAAGACCGCGGGAG GGCTTCTCAATGCCAAGACAGACCACAAAGTGGTAACAGAGGTTCTTCAGGATGGGGACAGCGTCACCTGGACCCAAACCATCCCCAACTTCACCTGGTCCAATAAGTTCACCGTTGGCCAGGAATGTGAGCTGGCAACAATGATGGGCTCCAAATTCAAG ACCACTGTCACCATGGAGGGCGGCAAGATTTCAATACAATTTCCTCAGTACCACTTCACAGCAGAGATCGTTGAAGATAAGCTGATAATG aatTGCATAACTCCAGGAGAGAAGGGTGTGACCTTCAAAAGAGTTAGCAAACGGATCTAA
- the LOC130173449 gene encoding gastrotropin-like isoform X2 encodes MAFTGKYELESQENYEEFLEEIGLLNAKTDHKVVTEVLQDGDSVTWTQTIPNFTWSNKFTVGQECELATMMGSKFKTTVTMEGGKISIQFPQYHFTAEIVEDKLIMNCITPGEKGVTFKRVSKRI; translated from the exons ATGGCTTTCACTGGGAAATATGAGCTGGAGAGTCAAGAGAACTATGAAGAGTTCCTGGAAGAAATTG GGCTTCTCAATGCCAAGACAGACCACAAAGTGGTAACAGAGGTTCTTCAGGATGGGGACAGCGTCACCTGGACCCAAACCATCCCCAACTTCACCTGGTCCAATAAGTTCACCGTTGGCCAGGAATGTGAGCTGGCAACAATGATGGGCTCCAAATTCAAG ACCACTGTCACCATGGAGGGCGGCAAGATTTCAATACAATTTCCTCAGTACCACTTCACAGCAGAGATCGTTGAAGATAAGCTGATAATG aatTGCATAACTCCAGGAGAGAAGGGTGTGACCTTCAAAAGAGTTAGCAAACGGATCTAA